The Myxococcales bacterium genome window below encodes:
- a CDS encoding chemotaxis protein CheX, with protein MQIGEDHARRAASMMFEMEPGELGEDEITDAIGELTNMIGGNLKACMPQPTSIGLPSIVEGKNYSLRMPGSREVTRVGFEFQGASVIVALLEVEESNKTSACQNTEAS; from the coding sequence GGCCGCCAGCATGATGTTCGAGATGGAGCCCGGCGAGCTGGGGGAGGACGAGATCACCGACGCGATCGGCGAGCTCACGAACATGATTGGAGGCAACCTCAAGGCGTGTATGCCGCAGCCGACCAGCATTGGCCTGCCGAGCATAGTCGAAGGCAAGAACTATTCCCTGCGCATGCCCGGCAGCCGCGAAGTCACTCGTGTCGGCTTCGAATTCCAGGGCGCCTCGGTGATCGTCGCGCTCCTGGAAGTCGAGGAGTCGAATAAAACTTCGGCCTGCCAGAACACAGAGGCCAGCTGA